In the Arachis hypogaea cultivar Tifrunner chromosome 20, arahy.Tifrunner.gnm2.J5K5, whole genome shotgun sequence genome, CCAATTACAATATAtatagcaaaagaaaaaataaattactaactaATAGTGCTATAATTATGTCTAACAAACTAACCAACTTGACAGCTATACAAAAAACAAACTCTATTATGTTACATCCCCCGCAAGCTGGTATTACGTGGTTTGTGCAAATCAAGTAATCCCAGCTTGGAAAGCAAATGAGAGAATGGTCCTGGAGGAAGGGATTTAGTGAATAGATCAGCCGGTTGTTCACTGGAGACAACGTGCCTAAGATTAGAAACCCCTTCTTTGAACTTGTTTCGAGCCACATGACAATCAACCTCAACATGCTTGGTTCTTTCATGAAAGACAGAATTTGAAGCAATATAGATAGCAGATTTATTATCACAGAAGATATCAAccggaagaggaggaagaatgtTGAATTCCTTTAGTAGTTTGAGTAACCAAACGAGTTCACAAGTGCCATTAGCAAGGGCGCGATATTCTGCTTCTGAGGACGACCTTGAAACTGTAGCATGCTTCTTACTCTTCCAAGAAATAAGAGTTTGGTCAAGGAAGAAACAATAACCACTGATGGATTTTCGGGTGTCTTTACAAGCCCCCAATCAGAATCAGTGTAACCAGATAGTGTGAAAGAATTGTTGACAGAGAAAAATAAGCCAGTTGCTGGTGATTGTTTTAGATACCGGATGATCCTATAGGCAGCCTTCAAGTGGGCATCAGTTGGTGAATCCATGAACTGAGATAGGCATCCAACAGAGTAGCTGAGATCTGGTCTTGTGTTAGTAAGGTACAGAAGTCTGCCCACCAATCTACGATAGATGGTTGCATCAGGAAGAGGGGAGCCTGAAGCCTTAGACAGAGAAGTAGTGTACTCCATAGGAGTAGATGCTGGTTTTGCACCAAGCAAACCGCAGTCTGTGATCAAATCCAATGCATACTTTCTTTGATACAGTGCAATACCAGCATTGCTTCGTGCTACCTCCATCCCAATAAAGAACTTAAGAAGGCCAAAGTCTTTAATTTTGAACTTATcatccaaaaatattttgacagcttgaatttcactcaaatcatctccAACTAACACAAGATCATCAACATAAACAAGAATAGCTGTGAAAGTTGTACCTGTGGATTTGGTAAAAAGCGAGTGATCATTTTCAGATGGAGTAAACCCCAGATCAGCAAGTGCAGCAGACAACTTGATGTTCCATTGGCGACTAGCTTGTTTCAAACCGTACAAAGATTTTGTCAACTTGCAGACTAAGTTTGGATCGGAACACTGCAACCCCTTTGAAAGTTTCATATAAACGTCCTCATGTAGGTCTCCATGGAGAAAAGCTGTATTCACATCAAGTTGATGAAGATGCCAATTCTTTGCTGCTGCAACGGTAAGAAGAACACGCACAGTGCTCATTTTCACAACGGGACTAAAGGTGTCAATGTAATCAACTCCAGGAATTTGAGTGAAACCTTGGGCAACAAGACGTGCCTTATGCCTCTCGATAGTGCCATCTGGGTTGAATTTTGTGCGAAAAATTCACTTACAACCAACTGCATTCTTTCCAGAAGGAAGAGAAGTGATGATCCAGGTTTTGTTTTGCTCAAGAGCAGTGAGTTCTGCCTCAATAGCCTTCCTCCAACAATCATGCATAACAGCCTCAGAATAGTGTTTGGGGTCCGAGTTATTTATGAGAGCAAAAGTGAAGGCCTGGTGCTTGGGAGTGAACAATGAATATGACAAATGGTGAGAAAGGGGATACTTACATGTTGAAGGTAATTGGGCCGCATTGATTGGATCTCTATGTGATGAAATATGGAAACAATGAAAATCTTTAAGATAAGAGGGTGTTTTTCTTTCTCGTTCAGACCTTCTCAAAACCAGGTGAAGGTGATCCTAATTTTGAAGCATGGGATAGGTGTAACAATTTTCTCCTCTCCTGGATCAACCTCTCTCTCAGCCCTGAAATCGCTAAGAGCGTGATGTGGATTAGCTCAGCTCCAGACTTGTGGAATGATTTAAAACGTCGTTACTCACAGGGAGATGTCTTTCGAGTTGGTGCGTTAAAAGAAGAATTTTATGCACTCAAACAAGGTGATCTTACTGTTACCTCTTACTTTGCTATGTTGAAAGCTATTTGGGAAGAATTAGAAAATTTACGTGCTATTCCTAGTTGTGTTGCTTGTGTTAATGGATGTTCATGTGGATTGCGAATTGTTCGAGACTATGCTTCTGAGGAATATGTTGTCAAATTCTTAAAAGGATTAAATGAGCAATATTCAAATGTTAAATCACAAATCATGTTAATGAAGCCATTACCTAAAATCAACACAGTACTATCTATGTTAACCCAACAAGAGCAAGAATTGAATTGTGACCCGTCAAATAACAACATAGTGACTAACTCTTTAGAGGTGCAAACCTCAAGTGGAGGCGGTTCATTTTCTGGAGGCAGTTCAATTTGTGGTGGTTCATTTTCTGGAAAAGGCAGAGGCCGTGGACGAAATTCAGGCAGAGGAGGAAATCAAAAATCTTATAGTCGAGGCTACACTTCAAAGTTTTGTAGCTACTGTAATCGAATTGGTCATTTAGCAGAGACATCCTATAAGAAAAATGGCTTTCCTACTCACAAAAAGCAGCGAGTGGCCAATCAACTTAGCACTGACGAGATAGTTGAGAGTTCTAGTGCTGAGATTGCTGATTCTAACGATGGTATCAGAGCGAGAAGATCAAACTATGGCAGATAATTTAGCTAATCCGAATGCAAGCCCTTCATCAAATTCCGCTGCAGATTTTGAGAATTTCACCGCTTTCATGCGTCAATTCTCTCAGTTCCAGGCACATCTTGGCAGATTTAGTtcctcttctgcaatttctgaTCCGATTAGCCCTTATTTTCTTCATCCAGGAGAAAGTCCTGGTTTGGCTTTAATTCCGCTTAAGTTGACACCTCAAAATTATTATCAATGGTCGCACGATATGTGGAGAGCACTCAGATCGAAGAACAAGGTGAAATTCCTCGATGGATCCATTCTAAAACCAGGCTCTAATACCATGTAAAATGATACCAAGCTTAAAATTCAAGTGAATtacaaaaatgataattataagaaaagaagaaggttggTGATGTACTCTCAGGTCATTGAAATCTAAAGTAATGGAAGAAGAATTAATAAGAAGTGAAAAGAGAGAATAATTGATTAAAAGAACCACACCGGAGTACTGAGTACCAATTACAATatatatagcaaaagggaaaataaattacTAACTAATAGTGCTATAATTATGTCTAACAAACTAACCAACTTGACAGCTATACAAAAAACAAACTCTATTATGTTAAAAAGAGTTTGTTTTTTGTATAGCTGTCAAGTTGATTAGTTTGTTAGACATAATTATAGCACTATTATGTTACAGATTTTCTTCTTTATTCATAAATTTGTAAAACATACATTTTgcaatttaaatcaaattaagaTTTTGGAAACGAGTGTCCGCTAGCTAATTccataaaattattaattcattttaaatatttaagaCACAATAATAATAGTGATTCAACAAAGAAATCCACACAATCAATTCGATGGTTCTAATTACTATGTACATTATTCAGGTAAAAGTTTACGTATTGTGCGTGttttaaatgataaataaatttttagtttaacAAAAGATACATGTTAAAATTAttactaataaatatttttaaatttttattttaataaaatacataatgaatatattgaaaatttttaactttatatatatatatatttttaaattattaattaataatcttaACGTATACTTCAAGTTTTATCACGTTAACtacatctttattttttaaaatcaacccTTAATTGACTCAAACGGTCAACAAGTATTTTCTTGTTAAGCAAAAGTTGGTTTAAGATTGAGTCTCGTGGACggagggaaaaaagaaaaagaaaaagaaaaactcacATTGTCATCTCATGCTAAAACACTTttataaattaaagataatttaatattatataaattattcaaAGCAAAAAATGTTACATAAATACCTCcatgtatattattatataaattaaattagctaaatttaaattacaaattatagtagtaaatcgaattaacaTGTATTAAATTAGTAAGGATTAGAATAAACTGAAACAAGTTGTTTCGATTTACTAAGGGATGCATATTGTTTGAAATAATCTATAGTAAATCGATATAACCTATATCAATTTAGCTCATGGTTTTTTGTACATAGATAATCGACATATCCTGattcgatttatatatatatgtgtttttAATGTAAATCTACACACCTTGATTCGATTTACATGCAAACCTCTATATATAGAATTcgaatttatttttttcgaattaCGTTACACCACTCCATACTCCACTAAAACGAAAAATCTAGAGAAATTGAAGCAATCTATAGTAGAAAAGTGACACTGTAAAAATAGAAGACGACCCAAATAGAATCTATCGGTTGGACGGAGTCGCCCATATTATTAGTAGCGTGCATGAAGAGGTTtgtaaatgaaatttaaaattttttattttcttaagaaataaaaaattgttagtaATATTACGTCGCTTAGAACTTGATTAATAGaatctttaaatttcaaatagtAGTTAGAGTGTTGATTTAGGAATAGCGATGTGTTAGAAGATTGAAGTCACAAATGCATGTTGGATAAAGGGTTTTTAAGTATGTTGACGAGTAGATTTAACATGTACGATTAAGGTTTGTGAGTTTTTATTGTTAGAAGTTTAACGAGCTAAGAAATTTTGTTAgagtttaatttaaattaatttggaGTTCAAATATTGGATTAACTAGGTAGTAGAATATTAGCAAGAATTTagaatgatttaatttatttaaaaaattgaattatcaAATATTAGATTAACAAGGCATTACAACTTTAGTTATAAACTAAAGGGTTTAGCTTTCTGTCGTAAATACTAGATTAATTATGTCCCgatagaatttaatttaattttggttaaattattttttattagaattattcGTTTTAGGTGATTTTTGTCTTCTAAAGTGTTATGGTTCTAAGAGAATGATTTCATTGTCATGCAGCCCCACCGATGTATCACGAGCATGAGGAGGCAGCATGGTATGCCCTTAGATAATAGGATCACGCCGTACCTGCAGATGGCTAGCCTGGCCCATCTTGCAAAGCTCAACGACTACTGGTTTAAGTTGGATGAACCATTAGTGAGTGCATTTGTTGAAAGATGGCATCCAGAGATGCATACATTTCACCTGCCATTCAGGAAGTGCACGATTACGCTACAGGATGTGATGTACCACCTAGGGCTCTCGATTGACGGACAGTACGTTAGCGGATGTCTGACGGACTTCGAGCGGTACATCGACAGCGATCGTCCAACATGGACATGGTTTGAGCAGTTATTGGGTGTGTTGCCACCGGCGGACTGCATTGACAATTCACTGTGAAGTGCACTTGGATGCAGGAGACATTCAGTGACCTTCCTAAGGGCGCAGGCGAGGAGGCAGTTAGGAGGTACGCGAGAGCGTACATCATGATGCTATTATCGATGCAGCTCTTCGGTGACAAGTCCAGTACACGCATGCGTATTAGGTGGCTGCCGTACGTAGTGAGATTGGAAGATATGGGCAGTTATAGCTGGGGATTCGCCGCTCTATCATAGTTATACTGGTACTTGTGCCGTGTAGTCAACAGGAACGTAGTTAAGTTGGCCGGTCCATTGCAACTCCTCTAGTAATGGATCTTTTGGCGGTTCCCGGATTTTAGGCCTGAGGGGTTTGATGCCTATCATTGGCTATTGGCTTCGAGATACTCAACGTTAATACTTGTTTTGTGTGTCATTATTTTTACGGTTTATGCCCGTTGTGGATCACATGTGTTAGGCCACACCTCTTAGGTCAGTCTCGTCCATTGTGGTCTCGATCCTAGTAGTCCTTGGACGCCCTTCAGACGCACGTCTCTTGGCAGAATCGGGAATGACTGTCAGAACGTCATATATCGGACCGTCAAATGGGTCCCGTCAACACTAACAAATGGCTTACAATGTATGAAGGCCTCGATACACAGTGGGAATGTCCAAAAAAGATGGTGGAAATAAGCATGCGACTCATTGACTTGTCCACCCACTCGCACGTCCTCAACACTGCAACACTACCCAGCATCGTCATCTACACACCTAGAATCCATCGCGGCAACTCGTTATATGACTCTTCTCTATTTTCGTAAATCTGAGCTACGGTATTCTGCTTAGCCAAccagaccctcctgtaagtcggtCTAAAACTGAAATGTGCCTTTATCTTCAACAGTACCTTGATTGACTCGGCAGCATCAGCTTTAATCATAGGCAGTATGAAGGCCGAGATCACACGGTAATCAAGCATCTTGTGATCACTCGATATCGCGTGGCCAAACAAGTATGAGGTCCATTGTACTATTTTACCTCCCAAATACCTCTGCGCTGGCAGAGACTAAtacgaatcaaccatgtgcacccgttGTCAAATTCCTTACACTTCCCATAGTACTTGGGATAATCAGATTCTAACACTTTGTACTCAACCCCACGTTGGATGCTATATGTCTTCACACTTAAGATGACCTCCTCTTTATCCTAAAACTATTGACTGACTTAGAACTCAGCTAGTCCTCCTGTATCCTGTGTATCTGTGGCCCCAAATCCAACACCCATTAGGTACATCCTGCTGTCTCATGGTATCCAAGTCTAAAGTTGAAAAGCACGGGGGTATTGCTGAGTTCCTGAACTAGCCGTTCCACGACCCCCAACTGGATTACTCCTCGCTATATCATCATCCCTATCATCAGCAATTGTGGCGGactccacatcatcatcatcataatcttCTAGCAGTACATCTTTCACACCATCTAGTGCTCCATCCTGTTCGAAAATTGGTACCACATCAGGAGTACTAGCCATTGCAATCGAAAGCTCACCGAAGGGTCGAGTATCACCTATTTTTCCATCACAATTGCGGTTTAGATCAGCTGCGAAGGATGGAGAGGCAACCAAAACTACCTCAGGTGCTATCACGGGCACAGATGCAGAGACACCAACAAGTATTGAACTAGAGCAGGCAGCCATTGCTAAAGGTTGAGGATTTCGGTTCAAACCTCCTAAACTGCAGACCACATCTACAAGCTTGGCCAACAGCTCAAGGGTCCTCACCTCGGAAAACTGCCGATGATAATGAAAAAGAACTTGCGAATCTTTGTCACTGCCTATGACGAGCAAATTGTACTTCACATCATCCCGCAacacaaaaatcaaaattttatagaATAACTTCTCCACCCATTTCATGCCTTGCATTCTCAGTTTTTGGATTATAGTATTCTGAAACTCGGTGAAACTCGTTGAAGGTTTCAGAAAAATACTAAGCAGATTCATATCAGTAAATTTAATtccagaaaatatttttttcttaatcgatCTTCTATAGTGcgctaaaactaaaaaattatcatCACTAGCTATTGTGACATCCACTATAATGAATCCATAATGTTCTGATCATTTTTATATAGGAACCCATCCTTTGTAAATCGAATTAGTCAAATTTGATTTATGTCACTTGCGGGGTATCATAGTAATTCAAATTAAGTAGACTCGATTTACTTTGGTTATTTCAAACAGTAAATCGAAATagcataattcgaattacttATCCATCCCTCCTCTTTATAAATCGACTCAATTGATTTTGATTTACTAATGGTCTTAGTAAATCAAATCTAACACATTCGATTTACTTATTTATTAGGTAAATCGATCTTACCTATTTTGATTTACATTGTACACTTGTAAATCGAGTTTCTCAGCTTTGATTTATATagatcttattttaaaaaaggaCATGCATGTAGCATTTTGAGTTTTGAGACTTTAGTGTAATATTGAATGGTATTTGTATTATTTATGTGATTTACCCGTCATTTCATGTATCTCTATAGTGCACAAGAAGATTCGTGTGAGATTAGTTAGAGTTTTATAGGTTTCTAGTTAAAGTGATTTGAATcagaaaataaaattgtctcgagtttaaaatcaaaatgaaaataatttaatttgacATTATATTAGGAGGAATACTAGAAGACTatgaaaatttattgtttttagttattagttagccattaatatttaaaagagtAAATAGTCATTTCTAATCATGAAAGATTTGGAAGCTGATATTTCTATCCACGAAAGACGAAAATTAAAGTTATACCCATGAAAAATGAGATTTTGCAGACAAAATTAtccaaatcctaaaaaataaaataaaattttcaaactacCCTCTAATATAACCTAACTCTAACCTTTAATTTTACTCCACACCACCACTCTCCCAATCCTAAATCCTACCACTACTTTCATACTCAACTACCACCATCACTTCTgccatcaccatcaccaccactaTCATCTCCCGTACCCAGCGCCAAACACCAACCATCAACGTTGTGTACAAAGGATGTGCAATTTTCCATCTCCAACAGTTTGATATGCGAAAAATGAAGTACACTCAACAAATTTCTATGACAAACTCTCTACCATCATTGATGAGTTATTTTCTCGCCTCGACAATATTCATCTGTTCTACGGAGATCTCCTTCACATGCTCTACAACAAAGACCATTATAAACTTGCACTTGAACAGATAAATACAGCTAGGAATCTTATTGGTAAGATTGCAAAAGACTATGTGAAGCTGTTGAAGTATGGTGACTCGCTGTACTGGTGCACGTGTTTGAAGGTGGTGATGACGGCGGTGATGATAATGGCGACAGTGACAGCTGTAGTTGAGGGTGAAAGTGGTGGTAGGGTTTAGGATTGGAAGAGTGGTGTGAAGTAAAATTAGAGGTTAGAATTAGGTTGTTAGAGGGTAGTttgagaattttatttaattttttatggtttggataattttgtctgTAAAAGTCCATCTTTTATGGTATAACTTTAATTTCTGTCTTTTATTGGTAGAAATGTCAGCGTCTGAATCTTTTATGGTAAAAAACAACTATTTactctatttaaaaatatgaaataaaatatgttGTTAGATTACTAAACTAAAAGAACTAGAGCGTCTGAATCTTTTATGGTAAAAAATGACTATTTactctatttaaaaatatgaaataaaatatgttGTTAGATTACTAAACTAAAAGAACTAGACTAAAGAAATTGAATTGATAGTTAAGTAATGACcaagaataataaattctgatgcccctaacatttctcttttcaataaaaataatatctatgACTTTTTATTGTGTGTATCTATTTTATTATCATGTGTACAGGACAGTTATTCAATAATACTGGAGATCAATTGTTTGATGAATGATGGATCGAATATCTGTTGATTTGGCAAGATGACATGGATGGGTCCTAGAATGATAGAGTGGTACTTATAAAGGTACTCTGACGTCCAAGTCCTAAACAGGTAAGAAATAAGTGTATAGAATAGAGTAGGTCATacctaaaaatataataaaatttttttttatagattttgttggattattttatctttatgggTAAGGTTCCATCtcttataattcaaaaattaattaaaatataaagataattttaaaccgttaaaatgacaaaaatatttttgagttggtCACAATAAGTCTAAATGAGTCCGAATACCTCTGACCTAAAATATTATATACGAtgaattagataattttttatttagatagtTTACTATCATTTACAATCaattcataattattttttatttatatgaatttcCTCTCTAAGCACTCAAAGCATATATTATATTCAACCTCTATCACTCACAATTTTTGTTCGAGAGTTACATGTGAATCCCCAAGTTACAATAGAATTGGACTTGGCAAAACTATTAAAACCGGACCTGATATTTTTAAAAGGGCAATTtatccaaataaataaattaagtgaATTCTTTACttaaatatataaaatgaaaACTTGTTACGTGTATGTGCATTTTTACTATTATGTAAATCGTAGTAGCCAACCACGGTTTCTAATTTCTACGTAAACCGTTGTTACCAGGGACGGATTATGGTTGGAACACATTAGGCATAAATCGTTATGAAGAGAATTCGTTGAATATAAACCCTCCTAGCTTCCCACGGTTTATAAAGAGAATGGCTTCAACGTAAACCTCCCTAGCTTCCCAAGGTTTACATGTTAGGTAGTATAAATacataaacaaacatataaaagtgattcaattaaacatataaaataaACGGATTTACTCAGATGAATTTAGTACACTAAACAAACATGTCGACATTCATTGACTTAACCAACCTTACATTACTCAAATTAAGAGTGCCTAATACAACTTAAACAACAATGACGACCCAATAAACCAGTggcggagcttagttcagacaaaAAAGGGCCATGAccccccaaactttttataaaaaatttagtagtactttttcaaaagataaaaaataattcaattaatttaaatactttactatgacttaaagtatctaataagttcaataaacaacactctctctatctttaagttcaaatataaaaaattagatattttttatttatttaatttaattttttatatgataaaaaataatagaatattcaataaatattaatattattgtatttgtataaattgataaaaaaatttaataaatattataaattataatatttgtcattctaacttcttctttacatattttacaagacatataatttgaaatttatcatataaaatttataatatttattaaattttttttatcaatttatacaaatacaataatattaatacttattgaatattttattattttttatcatataaaaaattaaattaaataaataaaaaatatctaattttttatatttgaacttaaagatagagagagtATTGTTTATTGAACTTATTGTTAGAATTTCTTTATAAAACCAGTAATTTGTAATTTACGTACCTCCAGCCATTGCCAAtaaattctttaatttaatttggaaCTTCCAATTCTTGAATCACAGAGAGCCATATGGAATCAAGGTGTATTTTTTCTGTTGTTGTGATCAGAATTGGAGACCcaaattttataaagtttatgATGAACAGTCGTGTTCTTTCCATCAAAGAACAGACCAACTGTCAATATAATAATGAATAATTACAATACCACccaaactaatttttatattaacaaattggaccacaattagaataaaaattctaacattCTCCCACTTGGTCCAACATTTGTTACGTATAGTTTGTAATTACATACTATGCTTAAACAATTAAGACAAATTACACGAATCATAGCGGTAGTTTCTCATTAATCGAGTATTACCTTCTATGTATTACAATGTAATATCTCCTAACTGAATAAACTCTTCATGTAGTATTTCTGTAGGAATAAGCCCAATGCTTATTCTAGGTCCTTCACTgaattttatttgtcattctcAATCATGTATGCGCATATATACTGAccaaatgagaaacaaacaataataGGAATTTCATATCCAAATATGTCATATAATATAACATGAGTCATATAAGTGACGTTACAGAACATAAACCCATACTAGTAACATGATCCTTAAACAATCCTGGTGGCATGCCTTTTGTCAAAGGATCAGCTATCATCTGTTTAGTACTAATATGCTCTATCTGTACCTCATTAGACCTAACTCGGTCTTTAATGGCTAAGTACTTAATGTCGATGTGCTTACTTCGACTACTACTTCTATTATTCTTAGCCATAAACACAGCAGCTGAATTGTCACAATATATTCTTAATGGCCTAGAGATACAATCCATAATCTTAAGCCCAGAGATGAAATTCTTTAACCAAACACCTTGTGATGTAGCCTCAAAACAAGCAATAAACTCGGCTTCCATGGTAGAAGTGGCTACAAGTGATTGTTTTGCACTCTTCCAAGATACTGCTCCATCAGCAAGCATAAAGATGTATCCTGACGTTGACTTTCTAGAATCAACACATCCTGCCAAGTCTGAATCTGAGTATCCAATAATTTCCAAATTGTCGGTTTGTCTATATGTAAGCATGAAGTCCTTGGTCCCTTGAAGGTACCTTAAGACCTTCTTTGTAGCTCTCCAATGGATAATTCCTGGATTGCTTTGATATCTTCCTAAGATGCTAACAGCAAAAGCAATGTCAGGTCTTGTACAGACCTGAGCATACATTAGGCTTCCAACAGCTGAAGCATAAGGAATATTCTGCATCTGTTTCTTTTCAAGTTCATTTTTGGGACATTGATCTAAGCAAAATTTGTCACCTTTCACAATAGGTGCAACACTTGGTGAACAATTTTGCATTTTAAACCTCTCAAGAACTTTATTAATATAGGCTTTTTGAGATAAACCTAAAATTCCTTTATGTTTATCTCTATGAATCTTTATGCCAATGACATAAGATGCATCACCCATATCTTTCATATCAAAATGTCTAGAGAGAAATTGTTTCACTTCATGTAACAACCCTAAATAATTTGTTGCAAGCAAAATATCATCTACATATAAGATGAGAAATATGATCTTGCTCCCACTAACCTTGTGATATATACATTGATCAGAAATATTTTCAATGAATCCAAATGAAGAAATCACATTGTGAAACTTCAAATACCATTGTCGGGAAGCCTGCTTAAGACCATACATTGCTCTCTTAAGCTTGCAAACTAACTCCTTACCAGCACTTGAGATAAACCCTTCGGGTTGTCTCATATAGACCTCTTCTTCCAAATCTCCATTAAGGAAGGCcgttttcacatccatttgatgcaATTCCATGTTAAAGTGTGCTAC is a window encoding:
- the LOC140183179 gene encoding uncharacterized protein, which codes for MNMTNGEKGDTYMLKTFSKPGEGDPNFEAWDRCNNFLLSWINLSLSPEIAKSVMWISSAPDLWNDLKRRYSQGDVFRVGALKEEFYALKQGDLTVTSYFAMLKAIWEELENLRAIPSCVACVNGCSCGLRIVRDYASEEYVVKFLKGLNEQYSNVKSQIMLMKPLPKINTVLSMLTQQEQELNCDPSNNNIVTNSLEVQTSSGGGSFSGGSSICGGSFSGKGRGRGRNSGRGGNQKSYSRGYTSKFCSYCNRIGHLAETSYKKNGFPTHKKQRVANQLSTDEIVESSSAEIADSNDGIRARRSNYGR